Proteins encoded within one genomic window of Stigmatopora argus isolate UIUO_Sarg chromosome 21, RoL_Sarg_1.0, whole genome shotgun sequence:
- the dtnbp1b gene encoding dystrobrevin binding protein 1b isoform X2: MSTSPGGGAAEGSHTNSSETELRPTGEDGESAGGRPKPKDRHKATEDVFQQDVEHYLTAGYLHIVERRGSMSSMEVNVDLLEQMDLMDMSDHEALDAFLHSGGEDNSAASPVAGPESLSSEISLPVPTRAELHHKLSSGCARDEEEEDDEEEDSGRTTRRRRRKKAPSPASGKNDV; the protein is encoded by the exons CCGAGACGGAGCTCCGACCGACCGGCGAGGACGGCGAATCCGCCGGGGGGCGTCCCAAGCCCAAGGACCGGCACAAGGCGACGGAGGACGTCTTCCAGCAGGACGTGGAGCACTACCTCACTGCGGGCTATCTCCACATCGTCGAGAGGAGAG GCAGCATGTCGTCCATGGAGGTCAACGTGGACCTGCTGGAGCAGATGGACCTGATGGACATGTCGGACCACGAGGCGCTCGACGCCTTCCTGCACTCTGGCGGTGAAGACAACAGTGCCGCCTCGCCTGTCGCAG gtccCGAGTCATTGAGCAGCGAGATCAGCCTTCCGGTTCCCACCCGGGCCGAGTTGCACCACAAGTTGTCGTCGGGGTGCGCCCgtgatgaggaagaggaggacgatGAGGAGGAAGACTCCGGGAGGACCAccaggaggcggaggaggaagaAGGCGCCTTCGCCGGCGTCCGGCAAAAACGACGTTTGA
- the dtnbp1b gene encoding dystrobrevin binding protein 1b isoform X1, translated as MSTSPGGGAAEGSHTNSSETELRPTGEDGESAGGRPKPKDRHKATEDVFQQDVEHYLTAGYLHIVERRGPAGSMSSMEVNVDLLEQMDLMDMSDHEALDAFLHSGGEDNSAASPVAGPESLSSEISLPVPTRAELHHKLSSGCARDEEEEDDEEEDSGRTTRRRRRKKAPSPASGKNDV; from the exons CCGAGACGGAGCTCCGACCGACCGGCGAGGACGGCGAATCCGCCGGGGGGCGTCCCAAGCCCAAGGACCGGCACAAGGCGACGGAGGACGTCTTCCAGCAGGACGTGGAGCACTACCTCACTGCGGGCTATCTCCACATCGTCGAGAGGAGAG GGCCCGCAGGCAGCATGTCGTCCATGGAGGTCAACGTGGACCTGCTGGAGCAGATGGACCTGATGGACATGTCGGACCACGAGGCGCTCGACGCCTTCCTGCACTCTGGCGGTGAAGACAACAGTGCCGCCTCGCCTGTCGCAG gtccCGAGTCATTGAGCAGCGAGATCAGCCTTCCGGTTCCCACCCGGGCCGAGTTGCACCACAAGTTGTCGTCGGGGTGCGCCCgtgatgaggaagaggaggacgatGAGGAGGAAGACTCCGGGAGGACCAccaggaggcggaggaggaagaAGGCGCCTTCGCCGGCGTCCGGCAAAAACGACGTTTGA